Proteins encoded together in one Nitrosopumilus sp. window:
- a CDS encoding alanine--glyoxylate aminotransferase family protein, whose product MEYLSMLPGPTNVPNRVMRAMLAPIINHRSDDFVELYTDVVSKTQQVFETQNDIVALSASGTGAVEAGVVNLVKKGDKIIIPVNGEFSGRLAQLIENQGCNVVKLQTPPGQNATFDQVKEAFDNNKDVKAFYVVHNETSTGTMVNYLDKVSDLTSRNDAFYVVDSVSLLGGAQLPVDKWNIDVCMTGAQKAIAAPPGISPISISPRAKKYMIENPPPTMYFNLARYFKYYDEEKHTPFTPALPLLYAYREALSIMLEEGLQNVFKRHKVCSDALYSGLSAIGLTPFAKEEDRSISIVALNYLDGLEDKTFRNTLANKFKVLVAGGFGDLKGKVFRVGCMGEVSPYHVMRTISAISSTLAMMGYEIDAQAGLKTAEEKLKAL is encoded by the coding sequence ATGGAATACCTCTCAATGCTTCCTGGTCCTACAAATGTACCTAATAGAGTAATGAGAGCAATGTTAGCACCAATTATCAATCATCGTAGTGATGATTTTGTTGAATTATACACTGATGTTGTTTCAAAAACACAACAAGTGTTTGAAACACAAAATGATATTGTAGCTTTGTCTGCATCTGGAACAGGTGCAGTTGAAGCAGGTGTAGTTAATTTAGTTAAAAAAGGTGATAAAATTATCATACCTGTAAATGGAGAATTTAGTGGTAGATTAGCACAACTAATTGAAAATCAAGGATGCAATGTAGTAAAACTTCAAACTCCTCCAGGACAAAATGCCACTTTTGATCAAGTAAAAGAAGCATTTGATAATAATAAAGATGTTAAAGCATTCTATGTTGTTCACAACGAAACTTCTACAGGCACTATGGTAAATTATCTTGATAAAGTATCTGACTTGACATCAAGAAATGACGCATTCTATGTAGTTGATTCAGTTTCATTACTTGGTGGTGCTCAACTCCCAGTTGACAAATGGAATATTGATGTATGTATGACTGGTGCTCAGAAAGCTATTGCTGCCCCACCTGGAATCTCACCAATTTCTATAAGTCCAAGAGCTAAAAAATACATGATTGAAAATCCTCCACCTACAATGTATTTCAATTTAGCAAGATATTTCAAATATTATGATGAGGAAAAACATACTCCTTTCACACCTGCACTTCCATTACTTTATGCATATAGAGAAGCATTGTCTATAATGTTAGAAGAAGGATTACAGAATGTCTTTAAACGACATAAGGTATGTTCTGATGCATTATATTCCGGATTAAGTGCAATTGGTCTTACTCCATTTGCCAAAGAAGAAGATCGTTCAATCTCGATTGTTGCATTAAATTATCTTGATGGACTAGAAGACAAAACATTCAGAAATACCTTGGCTAATAAATTCAAAGTTTTAGTTGCTGGCGGATTTGGTGATCTAAAAGGCAAAGTATTCAGAGTTGGATGCATGGGAGAAGTTAGTCCATATCATGTAATGCGAACTATTTCTGCAATTTCATCTACATTAGCTATGATGGGATACGAAATAGATGCTCAAGCAGGACTAAAAACTGCAGAAGAAAAACTTAAAGCTCTCTAA
- a CDS encoding peptidylprolyl isomerase, translating to MTFNKGSLILVDYTAKVKDSEDVFDTTIEEDAKKYSIHEQNVKYQPKLVSIGEVSYPVLKGLDEALAKTSVGDKLTVEVTPDKGFGERDSGKVRMIPIRKLGEDAEKVSVGDTIEVDNKRGIIRYIGSGRVQVDYNHRYAGKTILFDVNVIKSLESPSDKIDGILKNRLPVEDSKISFDLKDKEVNISIPEEILRADGLQIMKHFIQLDIFKFVPTLEKVSFVETHINKQSQEKKPESKEKVVEEKSA from the coding sequence TTGACTTTCAATAAAGGATCTTTAATTTTAGTAGATTATACTGCTAAAGTAAAAGATAGTGAAGATGTTTTTGATACAACTATTGAAGAAGATGCAAAAAAATATTCTATTCATGAACAAAATGTCAAATATCAACCTAAACTAGTTTCAATTGGAGAAGTTTCATATCCAGTTCTCAAAGGATTAGATGAAGCACTTGCAAAAACTTCTGTTGGAGATAAGTTAACTGTAGAAGTAACACCAGACAAAGGCTTTGGTGAAAGAGATTCTGGAAAAGTTAGAATGATTCCAATTAGAAAATTAGGTGAAGATGCTGAAAAAGTTTCAGTAGGTGACACAATTGAAGTTGATAATAAAAGAGGAATAATTCGTTATATTGGTTCAGGTAGAGTCCAAGTTGACTACAATCATAGATACGCAGGTAAAACGATTCTTTTTGATGTTAATGTAATAAAATCTCTCGAGTCACCAAGTGACAAAATTGATGGAATTCTTAAAAATCGATTACCAGTTGAGGACTCAAAAATATCATTTGATTTAAAAGATAAAGAAGTAAACATCTCAATTCCTGAAGAAATTTTACGTGCTGATGGCTTACAAATCATGAAACATTTTATTCAATTAGATATTTTCAAATTTGTTCCAACTTTAGAAAAAGTAAGTTTTGTTGAAACACATATCAACAAACAATCTCAGGAAAAAAAACCTGAATCAAAAGAAAAAGTTGTTGAAGAAAAATCTGCATAA
- a CDS encoding nicotinamide-nucleotide adenylyltransferase: MNGLLIGRFQPFHLGHLEALKFALSKVDKLWVGLGSSNKPLEKINPFSAEERKEMILSSIDDSMKERISIYFIPDLDNHVRWIEKIDTIVPRFDIVFSNDDLTKHLYSKRSVQVIPIPFLKRDELSGTNIRDLIISDQKWENLVPEGTKNFLIKSSAIDRLKNL; the protein is encoded by the coding sequence ATGAATGGTTTGTTAATAGGGAGATTCCAACCTTTTCATTTAGGACATCTAGAGGCATTGAAATTTGCTCTATCGAAGGTTGATAAATTATGGGTGGGATTGGGCAGTTCTAATAAACCACTAGAAAAAATCAATCCCTTTTCTGCTGAAGAACGAAAAGAAATGATTCTATCCTCTATAGATGATTCCATGAAAGAAAGAATTTCAATTTATTTTATTCCAGACTTGGATAATCATGTCAGATGGATTGAAAAAATAGATACAATTGTTCCAAGATTTGATATTGTTTTTTCAAATGATGACTTGACAAAACATCTGTATTCTAAAAGATCAGTTCAGGTAATTCCTATTCCATTTTTGAAAAGGGATGAGTTATCTGGAACAAATATTAGGGATTTGATTATTAGCGATCAAAAATGGGAGAATCTAGTACCTGAGGGCACAAAAAATTTTCTAATAAAATCTAGTGCTATAGACCGATTAAAAAATCTCTAA